Genomic window (Mycolicibacterium smegmatis):
CGACCACGCCGGTCCGTCCTTGGCGTACAGCACCAGGTTCCGGTCGTCCTGAAGGACGAGCTTGACTTCCTTCTTGCCCTTGGTGTCCGTGTGCCACACGGGCTTCTCGGCGGTGTACAGCACGAAGTTGCCGTCGGTCTGCACCTCGGCACGCACGACGTCCTGCCCGTTGGTGCCGGTCGACCAGACAGCCTTGTCGCGGGCGTACAGCACCAGGTTGCCGTCGTCCTGCAACGTCAGCGTGTAAGCGCCGTTGCCGGATTGCAGCGACCCCCCTCTCTCCAATTTCTGTCCTGCCGTCAAAGTGTCGCCCACGCGACTCCCCTTTCCTTCGTCACTGACCCGC
Coding sequences:
- a CDS encoding LysM peptidoglycan-binding domain-containing protein, translated to MGDTLTAGQKLERGGSLQSGNGAYTLTLQDDGNLVLYARDKAVWSTGTNGQDVVRAEVQTDGNFVLYTAEKPVWHTDTKGKKEVKLVLQDDRNLVLYAKDGPAWSSKTDTTEPPPPAPEPEKEAEVAPAAAEEAAPAPVAEPAPAEPAPAAPPPAPPAPRTYTVVSGDTLWAIAERFYGDGSKYQQIADASGIANPDLIHPGQVLTIP